The sequence CGGTTCCTTTTTCCGCCCATGATTGATTGATCCATAGGTTTCGTTTTTCCGGGGTCACCCCGCCCCTCTTCATATGGGAGAAGAAGATGGCGAAGAAGCAGCCGGCCGATGGTCACGAGGTCCGCCTGGAACCGCGGTGCGCCCATGCCGGCGCCGACGCCTTGCCGGCCGGCAGCTGAGAGGGGGGTCCTCGTCATGGACGGCAACAGCACGGCGGCGCTGGCCGATGCTCCTGCGCTGGCCCCGCAGCTGCGATCGCTCATCGAGGCGGTGGACCTCGCCCCTGACGGGCTGAGCGCCCGGGTGGGCGAGCGGACGGTCGAGGTGGACAGCCCGCGCGCGCTCTGGCCGGCGCTGGGGACGGCCATGTACGAGGTCTTCCACAGCGGCCACCGGCACGATCCCGGCGCGCGCCCGGGGATGCGGGACCCGGACCTGGAGCGGGAGCTGACCGCCGGGGTGCCGCACCGGTTCACCACCGCCCTGGCCAAGGTGCACGCCCCGGCCCCCGACTGGGTCGTCGAGCTGCTCGACGTCAGGGTGCGGGTGCCGGCGGACCGGGTGGTGGCCGTGGAGGACGGCGGCCTGGCGGTGGTGCGGGCGGATGCGATCAGGCCGGCGCTGTCGCCGGGCTTCTTCCTGTGCGACGGCTCGGCCGGGACGGTGCTGGGCGCCGGCCCGATCCTGCGGCTGTACGTGCACCTGGCCGGCCCCGCCTTCACCCCGCCGGCCTGGGCGGGCGCGCTGGCGGCGCTGGAGGAGGCGCAGGTGCCCTACCGGGCCAAGGCGTTCTCCAACCCCGCCGGGTACCCGCGCCGCGACGCCATGGTGTTCTACCTGGAGGAGCAGGGCTGGCCGGCGCTGGAATCGCTGGTGGCGGCCGTCTCGGCGTTCCCCGGCCGGGTGGACGACACCTCGCGCTTCGCCCGGCGGGTCGGGCCCGGCCTGGCCGTCGCGTGGGATCCCGCCGACGACCGGCCGGGGATGCGGCGGCTGAGCTTCGGCGAGCACCGCGCCAGGATCCTGGCGCAGGGGCTGCTGGCCGGCGGCGATCCCGCCGGGGCGGTCGCCGGAGCCTTCGCCGCGGCCGGCATCGATCCCGCCGAGCCGTTCCGCAACCGCACCTCGCCGCGCTTACGGATCGGCGGTGTGCCGCTGTGAGCCGCTCCTCGGTCATCGTCCCGCACCAGCCCGGCGGGATCGGCGAGGTCGTGCCGTACGCCGACCTGGTCAAGCGGGGCCTGGCCGCGCGG comes from Nonomuraea gerenzanensis and encodes:
- a CDS encoding T3SS effector HopA1 family protein; translation: MDGNSTAALADAPALAPQLRSLIEAVDLAPDGLSARVGERTVEVDSPRALWPALGTAMYEVFHSGHRHDPGARPGMRDPDLERELTAGVPHRFTTALAKVHAPAPDWVVELLDVRVRVPADRVVAVEDGGLAVVRADAIRPALSPGFFLCDGSAGTVLGAGPILRLYVHLAGPAFTPPAWAGALAALEEAQVPYRAKAFSNPAGYPRRDAMVFYLEEQGWPALESLVAAVSAFPGRVDDTSRFARRVGPGLAVAWDPADDRPGMRRLSFGEHRARILAQGLLAGGDPAGAVAGAFAAAGIDPAEPFRNRTSPRLRIGGVPL